The region GACTGACGTGGCCGGTGGTGGTAGGGTGGTCAGGGCAGACGCCAAGCTGGGAGCCAGGGAGGCTCCCTGCAGGCGGGGGGCCCTGGGACTCACCCGCCAGTCCAGCTCCTGCTTCAAGGGCAGACGTGCCCGGAAGGGATTTACAGAAGCAGCTGCCCTCTGACCTCCTTTGGCTTCTCCTTCTTAACTACTGCTCTCCCTGGAAAAGTGACAGGCGGTTCCCCCAGATGAACGTGGCCGGGGGCTGGTGATCTTTCCTAGCGAACAAGTCCGATAGGTAAAAACAGGACAAAACAAAGCATCTGAAAGTGAGAGATGATCCAGCCTCTCCTCAGCCTCCCCCGCTGAGATGGCAGAGAATTCAAGAGATTCTTCCCCTGCACAGTTGTGATGCACAGTGTCCTGAACACCTGGGGCGCTGCTGTCAACGGAAACCCTCCCTGGGCCTCGTGGGGGCTGAGCTTTAAGGTGTCCTGGCGTTTCAAGGTTTCCTCACCCTGTTGCCGATGTCTTTGTTCTGGTGGAACAAGGGGAGGGTTCTTTGTTTCTCAACAGTTTATTTTGAGAAGTCCTCAAACCTACAGAGGCACCCTGGGGACAGCAGCCCCCTGCACCTGGATTCTCGGCCAGGGGCCTTGGCCACGTTTGTGACCCAaccccttcctctgtctctgtctctcctctctctctgtctctccatctctatCTCTGTGTTTCCCTCTCACATTTTCCAGAACCATTTGCGTGTGAGGGCACCACCGCCTTCAAGCTAAGACGCCACATGAAGGCTGGGATCCGAAGACGCGTCTGAGGTCTCCCTGTAAATTAATGTTGGATCATCCCTGCGGTCCAGTCTCCCTGAAGGCCCCAATCTCAGCCCTTATGGAAAGTTTTtcccaggccctggggacacTGAATTGAGCTGTCATGTTGCTCTCCTGGCCCTTATTCCAGGACACAACACAGTTGCTCTGAGTGGCCAGGTGTAGGGTTGGTTTTGGGAAACGCATTCCCTGCAGGGTCCCTCTCCCACCATCCCCCGACCCCCTGCTGGCCAGCTGAAACCGGCAGAGACCAGAGCCCCCGCCCAGCCCTGACACTCGGTCGTGCCCTTTGACCCCCTGTGGCGGTGCCCTGGTGCCCCGAGTCCCCCAGCATGTCCTGCTGTCAGTGCCTCACTCTGTCCCTTTAAGGCTCTCAGGGTCCTGCTCACCTGGGCTTGGGGTGGGGCTCAGCTGGGCGGAGGCGACAGCTGTGGACGCAGATAAGCTTCCCCCTCCAGGGCCTCAGGCCTCCAAACACCGCCAGGCCTCCACTGATCTCCAGTCCAGCTGGAGCCACCCCAGGTCCCCGCCGCCGGCCCTCCCCCTCCCAATCAGGGACTTACTGGAGGATGGCACAGATAAAACTGCAGCCTCCGGTAGCGCTGCTGGAGGTGTGATGCCGAAATCCTTCCGCAGCTGAACTGCGGGAAGGCGGCGGCCAGAGGGCAGCTGTGCACCCTCAGCAGCCGAGGGCGCCGGGACAGCCCATGTGTCCCTCGACGGATAAATGGACAAATGCCATGTGGTCTCTCCACACATGGGAACGTCACTCAGCCTGAAAAGGAGAGAAGCCCTGACACTCGCCACCACGTGGACGGACCTTGAGAACaggatgctcagtgagagaagccagacacagaaggacacacagggtgTGACTCCATGgatgggaaacgtccagaacaggcagggAATGTGCAAAGCGCCAACCTGCCAGCTCTGGAGGTGGGGCATACCGCCGCCCTCTGCAGGCTGGAAGATGCACAGCTTTTCTGCAGGCTGGGGTGCGCCCGGTGGGGTCAGGTGCTCAGCCCTCTCCCTCTGCTGGGAGTGCGGTGAGTGCGGCGCTGGCTTCGTGAGGCCCCAGGCCTTCAGAGACAAGCCTAGGTCCCTCCATCGGGGCTCCCCAACCCCGCCTGCTGCCATGGGGGGCTCACCGTCTGTGGGGCATCCTGGGCACCGTGGGGTGTGGAGCGGCCTCCCCGGCCCCATGTGCTCAACGCTGGAGCCCCCAAGTCCTAGGGACCACAGACATCCCCAGTTGTGGCCCCGTGTCCCTGGGACAGAATTGCCCCAGGTGAGACCCCCAGGTCTACAGGAGCGTGGAAATATGAGCGGGGTGCCCGATGGGACACCCCATGGGAATGGTGTGGGTGGCCAGGCGGGAGGACTGTCGCACTTGAGGGAAGGCCCCGGGCACAGAGCAGTATCCTCGGGGACGCACAGGCAGGCAGGACCCATCTCGGGGATGGGAACCCAGAGGCAGGAACCTTGCTGGGGAGGAGGCTTGTGGAGCTCCTGCTCTGTCTGTCGACCTAGGCGCTGGTTACACAGGGGTGTTTGCCTGGGGTGTTTGTCAAGCACCCAGCAGTCCTCCAATGCCCAGAGGATGCCATCCTGAAGATTTAACTCAGTTCTGACCCTCTCTGCCCAGAGTCGGTCAGACCCCCAGGTTACAGGCCAGCCCCACAtgtctgcccccaccccacacatcCATCCCAAGTCCACCATGTCCCCTGAGCTTCTGACTGACCAGCTATCGGGGTTCCTGCCACCCATCTCCTCGGGTTTGATTAACTTGCTAgagcaaacaaatgggacctgattaaacttaagagcttttgcacggcaaaggaaaccagcaaaaaaacgaaaagacagcccacagaatgggagaaaatatttgcaaacgaagcgacccacaagggattaatctccaaaatatacaagcagctcatgtggctcaaaataaaacaaacgaacaacccaatcgaaaaatgggcagaagatctaaatagacatgtctccaaagaagacatacagatggccaagaagcacatgaaaagatgctcaacattgttaattattagggagatgcaaatcaaaactacaatgaggtatcacctcacaccggtcagaatggccatcatcaaaaagtctataaatagtaaatgctggagagggtgtggagagaaaggaaccctcttgcactgctggtgggaatgtgaattggtgcagccactatggagaacagtatggaggttccttaaaaaactaaaaatagggcttccctggtggcgcagtggttgagttcgcctgccgatgcaggggacgcgggttcgtgccccggtccgggaggatcccacatgccgcggagcggctgggcccgtgagccgtggtcgctgagcctgcgcgtccggagcctgtgctccgcaacgggagaggccacaacagtgagaggcccgcgtactgccaaaataaaaaaaaaaactgttctaaaaaagtaaagtctattaaaaaaaaaaaagataaagaagcttTAGcagtttggaaaagaaaaaagagagagagagagaaggtgggtGGTCTCCGTCCTCCGCCTCCTTttcatccttccttctctctggctCTGGAATAAAGATGGCAAGGGTTTCCTAAAGCATCTTAACACTTTGCAGGAGGCCTGGAACTCAGTCTGTGCTCAGCAGACAAGAAATTCTGCTGCcatcaccaaaggggaaaagccCTTGCCTTCTGATGGGCAAACTCCACTTCTGGGCCCATAGCCCAGACAAGCGGATACAGGCGGCAGGTGGGGGCCGGGAGCTGCTCCCTGGCCTGGGCTGAGGCAGTGCCGGGCTGGCTGCCTGAGCAGTGGCCTTTCCTGCTTAGAAAACCCTCAGATGAGGACGGAAGGCACCAGAGGCACTTACTTCCTGGGAAAAAGGTTATCGGTGGATGACGTGGGGCACTTTTTTCCCTTGGCGGGTTTTGTCCTTTTAACTTGTCGCCCATGTGCTGTAGTCACTATGCAAAAGCTCCATTCACGACAAGCCTGTGAGGGGCTGAGCGATCTTCTGGGGTCAGGGATGTGCATGTTGCAGGGCTTGTGTTGTTCACATCTGTCCTTGCTGTCGGAGCAGCAGATCCTTGAGTGACACCTGTGCGTTCCGCCGCgtaggagggagagacagggcgCTAAATAAGTCCTGCAATCCCGGCCGTGTCCCCACAGGGCAGTGTCTGTCTGCTGTGAGATGCAACAAAGCCAGATGGACGGACAGACGGACAGTGGACCAAGAAGCAGGCACATCACCTGCTCCTGGCAGAACCTGCATGGTGGGCACCTAGGTGTTCAGTGTGCGGTTATTTCAACGTGGCTGTGTGTTTGAGGTTTTCAGAGGAAAAGTAAAAGACTCTGCTGGAAAACAGCAGTTCCACAAACTGTTCAACAGAAAGTCACCACGTGGCCCAGCAAGCCCTCCCTCGTCGGCGCAGGCCCGGGAGAACTGAAAACACACGTCCACACACGCGCCTGTGCGCCCATGGCCACAGCAGCCAGGGTGGAAACAGCCCAGGTGTCCACGGACAGGTGAGCAGATACACACACATGTCCCTCCACACCCAGGAACGTCACTCGGTAGCCCCGACACTCGCTACAACGTGGACAGACCTTGAGAACACGATGCTCCGTGAGAGAAGCCAGACGTGGACACACAGGGTGTGATTCCATTGACGGGAAGCATccggaacaggcaaatccacagacacagagggtGGATTCCTGGtcgtcaggggctgggggaggggctggggttgcttttggggtgatggaatgttctggaactgGACAGAGGGGCTGGTGGCACAACCCGGGTAATGTACCGAAAACCACTGCATTACACACTTTTCAAAAGGGTGAATTGTATGgcgtgtgaattatatctcaataaaggcggcaccaaaataaaaaagagaggggGAAGAAGATCCCTGGCTGCTTTCTCCGTGTCTCCctctggctccccagtgcccagccccCCCCCGCCAGAGGGAATCTGGCTTCGGAACCCAGTGGCCAGCGCTGCCCCCTGCCAGGCACCCTCGGGGCCCTCGCCAGCTGCTGGGCCGCCTGGGAAGCCTCAAACCTGCaacctctgttttgtaaatggggAGCTCTcattccccctgcccccccacgcCCGCATGGGGCAGAATCCAGGCCGGCTCATGCCATTTCCTTATTAGAGTTTATTGGTCCCCTGACACATGCAGGCCCCCGGCCGCCCCTCCCTGCAATCCTGCTGGCGCACAGAAGGGGAGTCGGGCCACCTCTGGAGGGTCGGGTTAGGGAAGCGGGCCGCTAGTGGCCGATGACCTTCTCGATCCAGGACTTATAGGGGGCCACGGCGGTGGCCACGGGGGGTTTGAAGATGTCGGTGCAGTTCTTAGAGCTGAAGGACAGGATTCCAGCCACTTGGCCTCTGCTGCATATCACGGGTCCTCCCGAGTCCCCCTGCCGAGGCAACAGAGCACCGGTCACCTTTGCTGCCCACtgcgggaggtggggggcaggaggcTGATTCCAGGGCAGAGACCCCTGCCCCCCTCTCCCTGCACCCTCCGTCCCCCGACCTCCTtcattccctcctcccttcctttccttttaactCTCTTTGCTCCTTCTTCCCaccgcagggcctttgcacatgctctatCTATGCCCTGATCTTCCTGGGTGCTGGAGTTCatgccccagctctgctgctggctatgtgaccatgggcaacctctctgtgcctcagtttctgcacctGAGAAATGGGCTCACGCTCGTGCCAACCTTCAGGACCCCCAGGGAATGGAGGGAACAGGGCCTGGGGAGAGTTGGGGCTTGCCTGGGTGCCCAGCTGCTGGCCGATGaggcgccccccaccccagcgccCTCACCTTGCAGGGGGCCTGGTTCTTGGAGTAGGCTGCCAGGCAGATCATGCGGGGGCTGATGTCACCCTGCCAAAACCGACTGTTGTTGCACATCCTGGCGTCCAGCACGTGCATATCCAGCTCCTGCAGTGCCCTGGCCAGTTGCCCACTCTGGTGGGTCACACCCCAGCCGGCCATGCTGCACCGCGCTCCTGCGGCCACTGCCTGGCGTCCTCGCGGCAAGGCCAGGGGCCGGATGGTCTTGCTGCGTTTCACCTTCCCATCCAGCTACAGGGAACAGAAAGGGGCAGGTGAGTGCAGGAGGGGACCTTGGGGGAGGGGAACACTGGGGGAGGGGCGATGAGGGAGGGGTTCCTGGGGGAGGGACAGTGGGGAGGggaccctgggggaggggaacacCACACTGAGGGAGGGGACCTGGAACTACCATTTCTCCCACTGGCAGCACCTTAAGCAGCGCGAGGTCATTCTTCAGATGGGGGGCTGGCTTGTATTCGGGGTGCAGGACCACCTCCCTGATGTGGCAGGTAAGGGCAGGGTCTCCGAGCACGTGGAGCCCCAGCACCAGCCTCAGCAGCTGTGTCCTGGGGGCACAAGATCAGGGTGTGGGCGGCAGCCCTGCAGCCTCAGGGGCACTCGGTGTCCCGCACCCCCTCACCCAGCCTCTCTCTGGGGTCCTTCCCCTGCTACTGCTCAGCCCgttcttctccccacctcctccagcaagccttccctgctcccacccctccccagactCGGCCCGGCCAGGGGCTTGTGCTGTGTGTGTCTTAAAAATGCtgaccctccctgcccccaccaccaGCCTGGGGCTCCAGACAGCGCGTACGTTATGCCTCAACGTCAGTGATTTGTTCAGAGGCTGGCAGTGACCTAGCTGGGCCCATCGGGACCTATCCTCATAAACTTGCCCAAACTAGAGAGGAAGAAGCTCTTTTTACAGGACTTAAGGGGGCCCATCCTTGCCACCATGGGAGAGAGCCTGCCTGATAATGTGGCCAGGGGGCAAGACAGCAGAGTTGAGACACAGGCAAGCTTTTGAGCGCCTCATGGGAGCACCTGGATCAAGCCATGCCTGAAGGCTGCCTCCTCTTGGCGTTTTCAGTTACATGAACCAACAGCTCCCTTTTGGTTATTTCACCCAGTTTGATCTGTGGTCTTTGTTACTGGCCAGACCAGAGGTAGGGCAGCTCTGGGATGGGTTGATTTGGTGGCTTCACAATGGCATCAGGGACCCAGGTTCCTCTCTGTGTTGGCCCTGCCACCCTCATAGACCAGCTCTGTCCACATGGCCACAGGTGGGAGATATACTCCTGGGTGTCACAAGGGGCCTGACTCTGTCCACTTGGAAGGTGCTTTGTTGTAGCAGATAAACCATCCCCAGGAATCCTCACGGCCTAATGTCACATACACACGCCTAAGGTCAGTGTCACATACGCACGCCTCAGCAATCACTGCAGAGGGCAAGGGGACCCCCCCCCCTACAATGCTACAATTGGCTTAAATCTCTCAGGTGAGAGTGGGGATGACAGGATAGATTTGGGGACagctggggggatgggggtggggcagggcagggtcaCTCACGGATGGATCAGGCAGTGGGCAGCTGTCAACACCCACTGCCGGTTCACGAGGACCCCCCCACACAGGTGGGAGCCGGATTTCTGCAGCGAAACCATGTATGGGTGTGAGTTGCGGGCAGCCTCTCGACCCCCAATGATGTGGGTCTCAAACGTGTTGCCtcctggggatggggagagaaaaaGCCAGGTTAGGGCTGGGTGCCCCACCCCTGCCATGACCCTGCAACTCCAGCTCTGCAGCcctggatggaatgttctggaattagactaTGGGGTTGGTTGCACAGCTCTGAATGCGCTGAAATTCTCTGAATTGTATCCTTTAAATGGGCAAATTGTACAGTATGTGAatgacatctcaataaagctgctataaaaacTGTTCTAAAACCAATCAtgaattaaaaggataaaaaagtgCTCTAATGTGAATCAGCTCAAAATCTTCCTGGGATTCCCCATCGTGCTTTAAACATCTAAACTCCTCATGAGCCACGAGACACGCATCAGCTGACCCTGCTTCCTTCACACTCGCCCTCACCCACTCCAGCACTTGGGTCTCCCTGCCGCTCCTCCAGGGCACTGCCCttgttcccacctcagggcctttgcatgtacTGTTCTGGAAGCCTGGAGTGCATTTCCCCCAGACATTCCGATGTCTGGCTGTCTCACTGGTCTCGGCCCAAAAGTCTTCTCCTCAGagacctcttcctcttcctcttcctctgttctCTTCCAAGCACTCACCCCACCCTGGTGTTGTATCCCACACACTTCCGCATTGCCTGTCTATTCCCACTAGCCTATGAGTGATGCAAGGACAGGCTCTGTGCCAGTCTTGTTTACAACAGGTCTAATACAATATATGGTCAGCAAATAAGGAAGGAAGCAtgagtggatggatagatagatgatggatggatgctGGGTGATGggtgatggatggatagaacgaaagaaggaaagaagggagggagaaaggatagGGGTGGATGGTTGGGTTCCTACCCTGCTGGGTCACCAACTGATCACAGAACTATTGCCATCCAGCCAGGCCAGAAGAGTGGGATGCCCACCACGGCTGTCCTTCCATTTCACGCCTCCAGGTGCCGGTTCTAGCCGCGCATTCATGATTTGGGAAGTCAGGCAGCCGGGGCTCCAATTCCAGCTCCGTCACTCCCTTCTGGGCAACCCAAGCTAGGCTGCCTCACTCTCTGGGCTGTGGTCTCCTGCCCCCGCAAGCTGGAGTTGTGTATAAACATACTAGCACACCCTGCCGCCTGCGTGGTGCTGGGGGGCAAACAGCCTGCATCTGCCCCACATCCTGTGAATCCAGCTCGAGGGTGAGGTGTGAGGAGTACGCTCTACCCTCAGAGTCCCAAAGTCTCCCCTCAAGACAACTACAAGGGGAAATGCTTGATTTCACTTTGGAGAAGCCCGGCCAACCTCAGCTTCTCCAAGTGGTCGAACGGATCCACCAGGACAGGGAGAACACAGCCCCCCTCCGTGGGTCCTGTGGAAACTGCACCACCGGAGCCCAGTCTGGGAACGCAGCTGACAGGCCCACAGTGGCCAGAGGACCCGGGGGACATAGAGACGCTTCCAGAGCGCAGGGACCGAGGTCAGCAGGACGACGCAGTGACCCACAGAGGACCCCGTGGCGACAGTTGGAATAAGGTCTGTAGGTGAGCGGATAGGAAGGATGCTGAGAATCTACCAGTCACATAAGGGGCTGTCTTGGTTCTCAGAAGACTCACTGGAGCGCTTAGGGGTGAGGGGCAGCACGTCTGCAGCCCACTCTCAAAGGgctcagaaaaagaatgatacaCATACCTACTTATATTTAACACACACACCCAGGGTCGGGATGTGAGTGGAAGAGGGGATGATAAAGCAACTGGAGCAAATGTTTACCACTGAGGAATTTAGGGAAGAGAAGATGGAAGTTATCTGCATGATTCCCTTGACTTGTCTGAAAAAGCAGAATTaagtcaaaaggaaaagaatgtaaaatatctgtcCTGATGGGGCCTCTCCTCTGCCCCAAGGCCTCGCCTCGCCCTCAGGCTTCACTTAGAAGAAGTCCTAACAGCTACTGTAGATAAAACTCACAGACCCTCAATCCACCTGCTAAACTCTCCGAGCCTCCACTGCACTGAGCTGTGAGATGATCTCCTCAGGAAGGGATCATGTGCCCTTAGCAGCCctcttcacactttttttttttttttgcggtacgcgggcctctcactgctgtggcctctcccgttgcagagcacaggctccggacgtgcaggctcagcggccatggctcacgggcccagccgctccgcggcatgtgggatcttcccggaccggggcacgaacccgcgtcccatgcatcggcaggcggactctcaaccactgcgccaccggggaggccccacacttttttttttttaatgctttttttgggtctcactttttaaaaaacttgaactatagttgagttacaatgttgtgttagtttcaggtgtacagcaaagtcactcagttatagatatatattctttatcagtTTCTTTTCCGAttttaggttattataagatattggacacagttccctgtgctaaacagtggGACCCTGTTGTTCATCTCTTTTATGTATAGTACTgtctatctgttaatcccaaactcctaatttatgcccccccatttttttttccccccacgccttgaagcttgtgggatcttagttcccccaccaggcattgaacccaggccccggcagtgacaGCGCCAAGTCCGagccattggactgccagggaagtcccacatccctcccatttaaaaaaatttatattatctTCTCACTAGGTCATCCACGTGCCCCGCACAAAACTGTTGGGGGAAAGTGaaactccttccctccctccgtgCCTCCCAGCTCTGGAGCCTTCTTCCAGAAATATTCCAGCAAAAGGGAATGGATTCTCACATACTGTCAGAAAAGAAACCCCCAGGACGGCGGGCATCCTCGGCCTTTTGCCCTTTGCTTAACCCGCCATCTATTTTCAAGGCTGTTTCAAGGAAAGCCGCCTTGTGCTTTTGGGGCAGCCAACATGTCTTCAGCGGGGTCCCTTCTGAGCACGGGGGAGTTGTTTCCAGTCTCTGTTCTGATGCCCCGTGCCCTGTCTCCCACCCCCAGACCCCAGGTGCcacagctctgggcctcagtttccccaccgcGCTCACCTGCCCACAGGGCTCCCAGGAccgccagcagcagcagcatcgaGGATCGCGGGGCCTCCATGATGCTGGCCCCGGGCCCCCAGCGCCACCCACACCCACCCTTCCTGTGGGGGAGGTGACATTCACAGCTCTGGCTGCTTCCACCTCACCCTGAAGTGCCTCTAAAAGATAGACTCTCTGAAGACAAAACCCCGTCACCATGATCACACCTGAAAAGCTGACGAGAAACCTTCATTAGCATCTACTGTCCCATCACGTTCAAGCTCCCATCTCACACATGGTGTTTTGTGGTTTCAGTGGTATTATCTCCTTGCCCTGTTGTCTTATTTTTGCAAAATACACACACcataattcaccattttaaccatttttaagcgcaCAGCTCGGCGGCACTAAGCACCTTCACATTGTCGTGCAGCCAGCCCATCATcatctctagaactttctcaatttcccaaactgaaactctgtccccatgaaacactgactccccacccctcccccagcccctggcccccaccatctacttcctgtctctgtggatcTGACTCCCCCAGGAACCCTCTGTGAGTGGAATCCGACAgcatgtgtccttctgtgtctggcttctctcactgagcatcatgtcctcaaggttcatccctgtGGTAGTAGGTGTCAGAATCTCCTGCCTTTTTaaggctcaataatattccactgtctgggtGGACCACACTgtttagtttctttgttttttgtttttcttttggccatgccatggggcttgcgggaccttagttccccgaccagggattgaacccaggccctcagcagtgaaagctcagtgtcctaaccactggaccaccagggaattccccggaccacattgtgtttatccatcatctgtccatggacatctGGGGTCTTCAAGATTTTGGCAATTTTGAAGAAAGATGCTATGAACACTCGTGTGTTATGAGTACCTGGGGGGCTCCTGCAAATCCGAGGGTCCTAGCCAGGCTCAGCTAGGTCCTCCCTCCTTCGGTCCACCCCTCTCCTTGCTGCTCCCCGACACCACGTGACCGCAACCAGCCAATCAGAGCACACCCCGTACCCCCTGGCCACAGGGTTTGGTTCAGGGTAGAGGACCACCCTAAGCCCTAA is a window of Globicephala melas chromosome 3, mGloMel1.2, whole genome shotgun sequence DNA encoding:
- the GZMM gene encoding granzyme M isoform X1; its protein translation is MAGVGHPALTWLFLSPSPGGNTFETHIIGGREAARNSHPYMVSLQKSGSHLCGGVLVNRQWVLTAAHCLIHPTQLLRLVLGLHVLGDPALTCHIREVVLHPEYKPAPHLKNDLALLKLDGKVKRSKTIRPLALPRGRQAVAAGARCSMAGWGVTHQSGQLARALQELDMHVLDARMCNNSRFWQGDISPRMICLAAYSKNQAPCKGDSGGPVICSRGQVAGILSFSSKNCTDIFKPPVATAVAPYKSWIEKVIGH
- the GZMM gene encoding granzyme M isoform X2, with the protein product MVSLQKSGSHLCGGVLVNRQWVLTAAHCLIHPTQLLRLVLGLHVLGDPALTCHIREVVLHPEYKPAPHLKNDLALLKLDGKVKRSKTIRPLALPRGRQAVAAGARCSMAGWGVTHQSGQLARALQELDMHVLDARMCNNSRFWQGDISPRMICLAAYSKNQAPCKGDSGGPVICSRGQVAGILSFSSKNCTDIFKPPVATAVAPYKSWIEKVIGH